A region from the Campylobacter ureolyticus ACS-301-V-Sch3b genome encodes:
- a CDS encoding Abi family protein, with amino-acid sequence MKNKLSIDEQIEHMKENGITFKIFEEDEAKNFLIHSNYFFKVKSFSKNFKKVNGQYQNLEFAYLKELALMDTLLRDIILELSLIIEHVLKVQFIRHVTNNKKEDGYQIVSKYLSSNQRNKPFIFKIYNQSRTKVDFYTRGLMDKYYKYNFPVWAFIEILTFSELINFLKFYYENYKIKKFKKLNSLLYNVKKLRNVSAHNNCFLNNLEINEEFNQTKRLKTKVEKLGFKNIYDNDTIEYFLKSPVIHDYASVLVVFDVLCIGEMKNKIKEEKTEYSVNRFSKHLDYFSNHSELYQKLKFIDDLTKKILKLK; translated from the coding sequence ATGAAAAATAAATTATCTATTGATGAACAAATAGAACATATGAAAGAAAATGGAATAACTTTTAAGATTTTTGAAGAAGACGAAGCTAAAAATTTTTTAATTCATAGTAATTATTTTTTTAAAGTAAAATCTTTTTCTAAAAATTTTAAAAAAGTTAATGGACAATACCAAAATTTAGAATTTGCTTATTTAAAAGAACTTGCACTAATGGATACTTTACTAAGAGATATTATTTTGGAACTTTCTCTTATTATAGAGCATGTTTTAAAAGTTCAATTTATAAGACATGTAACAAATAATAAAAAAGAAGATGGGTATCAAATTGTTAGCAAATATCTATCATCTAATCAGCGCAATAAACCATTCATATTTAAAATATATAATCAATCAAGAACAAAAGTAGATTTTTATACTAGGGGTTTGATGGATAAATATTACAAATATAATTTTCCAGTTTGGGCATTTATTGAAATTTTAACTTTTTCAGAGTTAATTAACTTTTTGAAATTTTACTATGAAAATTATAAGATAAAAAAATTTAAAAAATTAAATTCATTACTATATAATGTTAAAAAACTTAGAAATGTATCTGCACACAACAATTGTTTTTTAAACAATTTAGAGATTAATGAAGAATTTAATCAAACAAAAAGATTAAAAACAAAAGTAGAGAAATTAGGTTTTAAGAATATCTATGATAATGACACAATTGAATATTTTTTAAAATCACCTGTGATTCACGATTATGCATCAGTTCTTGTTGTTTTTGATGTTTTGTGCATTGGCGAAATGAAAAATAAAATAAAAGAAGAAAAAACCGAATACTCTGTAAATAGATTTTCAAAACACTTAGATTATTTTTCAAATCACAGTGAACTTTATCAAAAATTGAAATTTATTGATGATTTAACAAAAAAAATATTAAAATTGAAATAA
- a CDS encoding toprim domain-containing protein has protein sequence MQLTKEQTAEILNALGHQIDRSYKFKIRDEHTPSASINPKDGKIKDFGSGWYGDIVDFLVEFHNYQQKDAFRKISSMLNLNTDNSFTNFKSYENIKKENSSMPHYISQSIIDNFQKERKENFSRFWELLSQTMPTANKEQKREIAKKYEIGYSKKADRLIMPIKDENGNCLTFWKYNPTPTPFIGSDGGVIQLPKVMFSKNRQRTLFDIKNLEKFSKNNEPIFILEGEKDCLNALANGFNAITLGSATQNIDNKFLNYFKDKYVVIAYDFDESGKNGSKILEKDLKGITKKTEIIDWEKIAKKLGFTDKLKKGFDFTDYLKIISSNSKIIEKNIN, from the coding sequence ATGCAACTTACAAAAGAACAAACAGCTGAAATACTAAATGCATTAGGACACCAAATCGATCGTTCTTATAAATTTAAAATAAGAGATGAACACACTCCTAGTGCTTCTATAAATCCAAAAGATGGAAAAATTAAAGATTTTGGAAGTGGATGGTATGGCGATATAGTAGATTTTTTAGTAGAATTTCACAACTATCAGCAAAAAGATGCTTTTAGAAAAATTAGCTCGATGTTAAATCTAAATACAGATAATAGTTTTACAAATTTTAAATCTTATGAAAATATCAAAAAAGAAAATTCCAGTATGCCACATTACATATCACAAAGTATAATTGATAATTTTCAAAAAGAAAGAAAAGAGAATTTCAGTAGATTTTGGGAACTTTTAAGTCAAACAATGCCAACAGCAAATAAAGAGCAAAAAAGAGAAATTGCAAAAAAATATGAAATTGGATACTCAAAAAAAGCCGATAGATTAATTATGCCAATTAAAGATGAAAATGGTAATTGCCTAACATTTTGGAAATACAACCCAACTCCAACTCCTTTTATTGGTAGTGATGGTGGTGTTATACAATTACCAAAAGTTATGTTTTCAAAAAACAGACAAAGAACCTTATTTGATATAAAAAATTTAGAAAAATTTAGTAAAAATAATGAGCCTATTTTTATTTTAGAGGGTGAAAAAGACTGCTTAAATGCACTAGCAAATGGATTTAATGCTATAACACTAGGTAGTGCAACACAAAATATAGATAATAAATTTTTAAACTATTTTAAAGATAAATATGTTGTTATAGCATATGATTTTGACGAGAGCGGAAAAAACGGTTCGAAAATTTTAGAAAAAGATTTAAAAGGCATTACTAAAAAAACTGAAATTATAGATTGGGAAAAAATAGCAAAAAAACTAGGTTTTACTGATAAATTAAAAAAAGGTTTTGATTTTACTGATTATTTAAAAATCATATCATCAAATAGTAAAATAATAGAAAAAAATATAAATTAA
- a CDS encoding zeta toxin family protein — protein sequence MTDLEKLSNFTEQDIINAADDRWSRISKHCHRQNQTPKLYLVGGQPGAGKSTTISKIQRSMDNNCIIINLDDYRALHPNAREIYEKGAKDSDDYSIYTNPFMREVGEKLIDKAIENGYNVILERTLSSTDTVSKQLDKFKKNGYELNLYVVTCNKNHSISSVEQRYLQQKVDFEKDKEFQEPPRKISKEFQKECYENLGKSTQTLAQKYDFKDIEIIYRSLQYKQHCVFDKNDKTKLHNEEKIEKLISRIVNGKNKAITNEELNSISKETDKAVRNIFKQKEKNSRENKKESNKEIL from the coding sequence ATGACGGATTTAGAAAAATTATCAAATTTTACAGAACAAGACATAATTAATGCAGCTGATGATAGATGGAGTAGAATTTCAAAGCATTGTCATCGTCAAAACCAAACTCCAAAGCTTTATTTAGTTGGCGGACAACCAGGAGCTGGAAAATCAACAACAATTAGCAAAATACAAAGATCTATGGATAATAATTGTATTATTATAAATTTAGATGACTACAGAGCTTTACATCCAAATGCAAGAGAGATTTATGAAAAAGGTGCAAAAGATAGTGATGATTATTCAATCTATACAAATCCATTTATGAGAGAAGTTGGCGAAAAACTTATCGATAAAGCTATAGAAAATGGCTATAACGTCATACTGGAGCGAACTTTAAGCTCAACCGATACAGTAAGCAAACAATTAGATAAATTTAAGAAAAATGGATATGAGTTAAATCTCTATGTAGTAACTTGCAATAAAAATCATAGTATAAGCTCAGTTGAACAAAGATATTTACAACAAAAAGTAGATTTTGAAAAAGATAAAGAATTCCAAGAGCCACCAAGAAAAATATCCAAAGAATTTCAAAAAGAATGCTATGAAAATTTAGGAAAATCAACTCAAACATTAGCACAAAAATATGATTTTAAAGATATTGAAATTATATACAGAAGCCTACAATATAAACAACATTGTGTTTTTGATAAAAATGATAAAACTAAATTACATAATGAAGAAAAAATAGAAAAATTAATATCTCGTATAGTAAATGGAAAAAATAAAGCTATAACCAATGAAGAGTTAAATAGTATCAGCAAAGAAACAGATAAAGCAGTAAGAAATATTTTTAAACAAAAAGAAAAAAATAGTAGAGAAAATAAAAAAGAAAGTAACAAAGAAATTTTATAA
- a CDS encoding SNF2-related protein: protein MPKRKQKQEWWEGGLFEELYKNKVDTLDEYLKGEADESSLGNDTERKRELEERNVTEMDTKGDYTIRRSTMANGDEYPIDSDRREFQSSMDTNRQQYGLSKGETTQNGSISGSNRIYEREEKSNISTNNKRLNEPIQLEFDFTTELSRDVSLNLDNQWLRQGDEIHNERWDTLPTNSKQNSRTSNTSSLHEQTSQREDEDDGILANAGESRNSVLHRIQDSKDLYDDRHKISTKWNDLEGTSSSGSIQGELGEQPSSETNQSSGRFRQNQSPNAIHSDEITKDEYHQNRQRAGGIFSQIEQNSDGIINDLQPIRRETDRKIQQDGSFQTRRSRENNNNQRDIRNSTLKLTSTYKNEDFIYQDEILIKGKKDRFYKNYEAVKLTKELTKIKNIAISNNNFFTITKEEQTIISQFTGWGGVSEAFDENNQNFKQENTLLKNLLTEEEYKEAKETITNAYFTPQILVNTIHKALNEMGINSDNNKKRVLEPSAGSGAFLKPNPNFEYLTIEKNHLSSDMLSLLFPNQKHYAMGYEDDLANQNITKFDAIIGNPPFGEIAIIDKNRALKEDIPRMSLHNFFAAKSASHMLKDDGIMAFVISTKFLDSKTDITRRYIDNYATFLGAVRLPENTFDSTHSSTDIVFFKKGKDLNLNNNWLNVENFKDTNQIINNYFIQNPNNILGNLEIQIRSHGEELVCTKNSNLNLENELNRFVETLPKNIYKFHKNETKINDEIYLDEIIDANYYKDLKQNNYFIFNNEIYIKKGEINNANGILATKPELKPAQQERVKNFINLRDAHKELIELEKTDISDDDNQLIQAREKLNNFLDIYHKKCGFLHNSSRKSGIDQDVDYAKIASLEKNYQKAISPELALKNGVTPRKESCEKANILIHRVIKPKSEIKFDNEFDGLIASINKYGKPNIEYIAKTLNKTSNDVANSLISENQIFLDPIKLSQGEKEFVLSAKYLSGDVREKLKIAKDIAKTFPEINKNIESLKEVIPTDLKPSEIDAPMGASWIPLKYYNDFFESELGISQEFWHLSRSNLTGEWKFEGQTHPMTIYNERRLSFERFSPYNICTNALQNSSIVIKKETGNQLRDVDRNLRFDKNGNPMMEKVVDVEKTQKVNSLIQSVREKFDNWIWKDYERRTDLCEIYNNTFNCYAHKHYDGSDLKLDSLNSNINLRKHQKDAIFRAINEQNCLFDHEVGAGKTLTAICSVMKQKELGIANKALIAVPNHLVNQWSDEFYNAYPNANLLISDEKSVSPQNREEFFGKIMNGEYDAIIISHSQLEKIPVPPEVEQNVMKRQIEELQESINFAEKNDENIRPASIKQMQKRLNSLEERLKEKLDKDNKSKALNFSDLGIDYLVVDESHMYKNLPFSTHLKVKGLGNQAGSKKALSMYCFTEYLNNNDKKILFLTGTPISNSLTELYNINKYLMPNDLEKKGIGSFDAWASNFAKIENVPELNATAQNFKIVSRFTALNNLPEVCGAYGEIADIVTNSDIKKHYTHYVPEVNIIKSVSPISKEQRFYIGVQDKDGNYNEGSIIARMEKLGSGSFDPKIDNHLKCTSDAKKAGIDFRLIDPNAPDFEKSKMNNCVKNIVEEYHNWDKEKGTQLVFLDIGTPRQTNQLSTNLNIDTENNKQEKDFININEIIEDDVDFDQEEDRDSDENSFFLYGDLYKKLVKAGIPREEIAFIHDTGGSNAKKQELFQKVNSGEIRILIGSTAKMGAGTNVQERVTAIHHFDVPWRPSDFIQRNGRVIRQGNVLFQKDPDNFKIKEFRYVTENTYDAVSWQIIETKSNSLVNFRKGLVDGRTLSGFEEEAASAAEMKAAATGNPLIIDQVKLKSALDKEEILYKNFLNDIINAKDTIEANNKKIDYLKKDIINLQLAQNTLNNNQNENFQCIMLSPYGSKYSTEYERKFDIPKDRNDDFVKLEQESMNNIFLENFKNISVYERNIMEIMRYKGFTIYGGWSDNPKEISFTIQDRTDGKITNFYPENLHYKIDDNNLFTHISFNGFIRRLNNYLNKENLLKEENKNKETIKSLEKNTADLKVYLNENETYKKQNILNLLRDENKIIINELAKSSKNPAYKSSFKSKFLESQNLKNNRIINNENNQEKNKEIL, encoded by the coding sequence ATGCCAAAGAGAAAACAAAAACAAGAGTGGTGGGAAGGCGGACTATTCGAAGAACTTTATAAAAATAAAGTTGATACACTAGATGAATATCTAAAAGGAGAAGCAGATGAAAGCAGCTTGGGAAATGACACCGAAAGAAAAAGAGAATTGGAAGAACGAAATGTCACAGAAATGGATACTAAGGGAGACTACACCATTAGAAGAAGCACAATGGCTAACGGGGATGAATATCCAATCGATTCTGATAGGCGAGAATTCCAATCCTCTATGGACACAAATAGACAGCAATACGGACTATCCAAGGGAGAAACAACCCAAAATGGAAGTATTTCAGGTAGCAATAGAATATATGAAAGAGAAGAGAAATCTAATATCTCCACTAATAACAAACGACTTAATGAACCTATTCAACTTGAATTCGATTTTACAACTGAACTTAGTAGAGATGTATCTCTCAACCTTGATAATCAATGGTTGCGACAAGGAGATGAAATACATAATGAACGATGGGATACATTGCCTACAAATAGCAAGCAAAATTCAAGAACATCTAATACTTCTAGCCTACACGAGCAAACAAGCCAAAGAGAAGATGAAGATGATGGGATTTTGGCAAATGCAGGAGAGTCTAGGAATTCCGTATTACATAGGATACAAGATAGCAAAGATCTATATGATGATAGACACAAAATATCTACCAAATGGAATGACCTGGAAGGAACTTCTAGCAGTGGGAGCATTCAAGGAGAGTTGGGCGAACAGCCAAGCAGTGAAACTAATCAAAGCAGTGGAAGATTTAGACAAAATCAGTCACCCAATGCGATACATAGTGATGAAATTACGAAAGATGAATATCATCAAAACAGACAACGAGCAGGTGGAATTTTTTCTCAAATTGAACAAAATAGCGATGGAATCATCAACGATTTACAACCTATTAGAAGAGAAACAGACAGAAAAATACAACAAGATGGAAGTTTTCAAACTAGAAGATCTAGAGAAAATAATAACAATCAAAGAGATATTAGAAACTCCACTCTAAAACTAACTTCAACCTATAAAAATGAGGATTTTATCTATCAAGATGAGATTCTCATTAAAGGTAAAAAAGATAGATTTTATAAAAATTATGAAGCTGTAAAACTCACAAAAGAACTAACTAAAATAAAAAATATTGCTATAAGCAATAATAATTTTTTTACAATTACAAAAGAAGAACAAACTATTATCTCACAATTTACAGGCTGGGGCGGTGTTAGTGAAGCTTTTGATGAAAACAATCAAAACTTCAAACAAGAAAATACACTTTTAAAAAATTTATTGACCGAAGAAGAATATAAAGAAGCAAAAGAAACTATCACAAACGCATATTTTACGCCTCAAATTTTGGTAAATACCATACATAAAGCACTTAATGAAATGGGAATTAATAGCGATAATAATAAAAAAAGAGTGCTAGAGCCGAGTGCTGGAAGTGGTGCTTTTTTAAAACCAAATCCAAATTTTGAATATTTAACTATTGAGAAAAATCATCTTAGCTCCGATATGTTATCTTTACTTTTTCCAAATCAAAAACACTACGCTATGGGATATGAAGACGACTTAGCCAATCAAAACATTACTAAATTTGATGCAATAATAGGAAATCCACCATTTGGAGAAATAGCCATTATAGATAAAAATAGAGCTTTAAAAGAAGATATTCCAAGAATGTCTCTACATAACTTTTTTGCTGCAAAATCTGCTTCACATATGCTAAAAGATGATGGAATTATGGCTTTTGTTATCTCTACTAAATTTCTAGATTCAAAAACAGATATAACAAGAAGATATATAGACAATTACGCAACTTTTTTAGGTGCTGTAAGACTACCTGAAAACACCTTTGATAGCACTCACTCATCAACTGATATTGTATTTTTTAAAAAAGGTAAAGATTTAAATTTAAACAACAATTGGCTAAATGTAGAAAATTTTAAAGATACAAATCAAATAATAAACAACTATTTTATTCAAAATCCAAACAATATTTTAGGAAATTTAGAAATTCAGATTAGATCTCACGGAGAAGAGCTAGTTTGCACAAAAAACTCAAATTTGAATTTAGAAAATGAACTAAATAGATTTGTTGAAACATTACCAAAAAATATTTATAAATTCCACAAAAATGAAACAAAAATTAATGATGAGATTTATCTTGATGAGATAATAGATGCAAATTATTATAAAGATTTAAAACAAAATAACTATTTTATATTCAATAATGAAATTTACATTAAAAAAGGCGAAATAAATAATGCAAATGGTATTCTTGCCACAAAGCCTGAACTAAAACCAGCACAACAAGAAAGAGTTAAAAATTTTATAAATTTAAGAGATGCACATAAAGAGTTAATTGAGCTTGAAAAAACGGATATTAGCGATGATGATAACCAATTAATCCAGGCAAGAGAAAAATTAAATAATTTTTTAGATATTTATCATAAAAAATGTGGTTTTTTGCATAATTCAAGCAGAAAAAGTGGAATCGACCAGGATGTAGATTACGCTAAAATTGCATCACTTGAAAAAAACTACCAAAAAGCAATAAGTCCTGAATTAGCTTTAAAAAATGGTGTCACACCAAGAAAAGAAAGCTGTGAAAAAGCAAATATTTTAATACACAGAGTAATAAAACCAAAATCAGAAATTAAATTTGACAATGAGTTTGATGGATTAATTGCCAGTATAAACAAATACGGCAAACCAAATATAGAATATATAGCTAAAACTTTAAATAAAACTAGTAATGATGTTGCAAATAGTCTAATATCTGAAAATCAAATTTTTTTAGATCCAATTAAACTATCACAAGGCGAAAAAGAATTTGTTTTATCCGCCAAATATCTATCAGGAGATGTAAGAGAAAAATTAAAAATAGCCAAAGATATAGCCAAGACTTTTCCTGAAATAAATAAAAATATAGAAAGCTTAAAAGAAGTCATTCCAACAGATTTAAAACCAAGCGAAATAGATGCACCTATGGGAGCTAGTTGGATACCGTTAAAATATTATAATGACTTTTTTGAAAGTGAATTAGGGATTTCACAAGAGTTTTGGCATTTAAGTAGAAGCAACCTAACAGGTGAGTGGAAATTTGAAGGTCAAACCCATCCTATGACTATATACAATGAAAGAAGACTTAGTTTTGAAAGATTTTCACCTTATAACATATGCACAAATGCTTTACAAAACTCCAGTATTGTCATTAAAAAAGAAACTGGCAATCAGTTAAGAGATGTTGATAGGAATTTAAGATTTGATAAAAATGGCAATCCTATGATGGAAAAAGTAGTAGATGTTGAAAAAACTCAAAAAGTTAATAGCTTAATACAAAGTGTTAGAGAAAAATTTGATAATTGGATATGGAAAGATTATGAAAGAAGAACTGATCTTTGCGAAATTTATAACAATACTTTTAATTGCTACGCACATAAACATTATGATGGAAGCGATTTAAAGCTAGATAGTTTAAACTCAAATATAAATTTAAGAAAACATCAAAAAGATGCTATTTTTAGAGCTATAAATGAGCAAAATTGCCTTTTTGATCACGAAGTTGGAGCAGGTAAAACATTAACTGCAATTTGCTCTGTAATGAAGCAAAAAGAGCTTGGAATTGCAAATAAAGCTTTAATTGCAGTGCCAAATCATCTTGTAAATCAATGGAGTGACGAATTTTATAACGCTTACCCAAATGCAAATTTGTTAATAAGTGATGAAAAATCAGTATCACCGCAAAACAGAGAAGAGTTTTTTGGCAAAATTATGAATGGAGAATATGACGCTATTATAATTTCGCATTCTCAGCTTGAAAAAATTCCAGTTCCTCCAGAAGTAGAACAAAATGTTATGAAAAGACAAATTGAAGAGTTGCAAGAAAGTATAAATTTTGCTGAAAAAAATGATGAAAATATCCGCCCTGCTTCAATAAAACAAATGCAAAAAAGATTAAATTCTTTAGAAGAAAGATTAAAAGAGAAATTAGATAAAGATAACAAATCCAAAGCTTTAAATTTTTCTGATTTAGGAATTGATTATTTAGTAGTGGATGAAAGTCATATGTATAAAAATTTGCCATTTTCTACACATTTAAAGGTAAAAGGTTTAGGAAATCAAGCAGGATCTAAAAAAGCTTTGTCTATGTATTGTTTTACAGAATATCTAAATAATAATGATAAAAAAATACTCTTTCTTACTGGAACGCCTATTTCAAACTCACTAACTGAACTATATAATATAAACAAGTATTTAATGCCTAATGATTTAGAAAAAAAAGGTATTGGCTCATTTGATGCTTGGGCAAGTAATTTTGCAAAAATAGAAAATGTGCCTGAACTAAACGCAACAGCACAAAATTTTAAAATTGTAAGTAGATTTACAGCACTTAATAATTTGCCTGAAGTGTGTGGAGCTTACGGAGAGATTGCTGATATTGTAACGAACTCAGACATTAAAAAACACTATACTCACTATGTTCCTGAAGTAAATATCATAAAAAGCGTATCGCCAATAAGCAAAGAACAAAGATTTTATATAGGTGTCCAGGATAAAGATGGAAACTATAATGAAGGCTCAATCATTGCAAGAATGGAAAAATTAGGAAGTGGCTCTTTTGATCCAAAAATAGATAATCACTTAAAATGCACGAGTGACGCAAAAAAAGCAGGAATTGACTTTAGACTAATAGATCCGAATGCACCTGATTTTGAAAAATCTAAAATGAACAACTGTGTTAAAAATATAGTAGAAGAATACCACAATTGGGATAAAGAAAAAGGAACTCAACTAGTATTCTTAGATATAGGAACACCTCGCCAAACAAATCAACTATCTACAAATTTAAATATCGATACTGAAAATAACAAACAAGAAAAAGATTTTATTAATATAAATGAAATTATTGAAGATGATGTAGATTTTGATCAAGAAGAAGATAGAGATAGCGATGAAAATTCATTTTTTCTTTATGGAGATTTATATAAAAAGCTAGTAAAAGCAGGTATTCCAAGAGAAGAGATAGCTTTTATACACGATACTGGCGGAAGCAATGCTAAAAAACAAGAGTTGTTTCAAAAAGTAAATAGTGGCGAGATAAGAATTTTAATAGGCTCAACAGCAAAAATGGGAGCTGGAACAAATGTTCAAGAACGAGTAACAGCAATACACCATTTTGATGTGCCGTGGCGACCAAGTGATTTTATTCAAAGAAATGGAAGAGTTATAAGACAAGGAAATGTTTTATTCCAAAAAGATCCTGATAATTTTAAGATAAAAGAATTTCGTTATGTAACTGAAAATACATATGATGCAGTTTCTTGGCAGATTATAGAAACTAAATCGAACTCATTAGTAAATTTTAGAAAAGGCTTAGTTGATGGCAGAACCTTGAGTGGCTTTGAAGAAGAAGCAGCAAGTGCTGCTGAAATGAAAGCTGCTGCAACTGGAAATCCACTTATAATCGATCAAGTAAAATTAAAAAGTGCTTTAGATAAAGAAGAAATTTTATATAAAAACTTTTTAAATGATATAATAAATGCCAAAGACACAATAGAAGCCAATAATAAAAAGATTGACTATCTTAAAAAAGATATTATAAATTTACAACTTGCTCAAAATACACTCAACAACAATCAAAATGAAAATTTTCAATGCATTATGTTATCTCCATATGGATCTAAATATAGCACAGAATATGAAAGAAAATTTGATATACCAAAAGACAGAAATGATGATTTTGTAAAACTAGAGCAAGAATCTATGAATAATATATTTTTAGAAAATTTTAAAAATATATCTGTATATGAAAGAAATATAATGGAAATTATGAGATATAAGGGTTTTACAATATATGGTGGATGGAGCGATAATCCAAAAGAGATATCTTTTACAATACAAGACAGAACAGATGGCAAAATAACTAATTTTTATCCTGAAAACTTACATTATAAGATAGATGACAATAACCTTTTTACTCATATTTCCTTTAATGGTTTTATAAGAAGATTAAACAATTATCTAAATAAAGAAAATCTATTAAAAGAAGAAAATAAAAACAAAGAAACAATTAAATCATTAGAAAAAAATACAGCTGATTTAAAAGTTTATTTAAATGAAAATGAAACCTATAAAAAGCAAAATATACTAAATTTATTAAGGGATGAAAATAAAATTATTATAAACGAATTAGCAAAATCATCTAAAAATCCAGCTTATAAAAGTTCATTTAAGTCAAAATTTTTAGAAAGTCAAAATTTAAAAAACAATAGGATAATAAACAATGAAAATAACCAAGAAAAAAACAAAGAAATTTTATAA
- the mobP1 gene encoding MobP1 family relaxase → MVKKYKKDELDDLFIAKKVFTELDKKQKNSYSYKNKIGSYKYHSKQPIFSVKNYTKKQTEVVIKITGSSKNFGSLKAHLKYISRNGELEIENSDENIFFGKDDLKNMSNSFNEIIEIPTENEIRNNSLKEKREVLHFVFSMKDYNDAPLKKIKEASIKTMKEIYPNNYFVIAMHNDTDNPHCHIAVKVRDKNGKRINPKKSDLAYMRAIFAKELRALKIDATATIKKDSINFKTDEFLNDKVIKLRDDYKKPEHKNHYYEVISYGEAHYKFDINNKKSFYVRYRTTKGQDIDIWADDLKRVVQENDVRTGDYCRFAITGEKPVVVQFRDKKTGILCQKTSYKKMWDVSIENKKEKALKPLKNFTPNEIIGINSDDINDNRKNDNEVFDKQKSSRKRSLEIKKKDNPIENKKYKNIE, encoded by the coding sequence ATGGTTAAAAAATATAAAAAAGATGAACTTGATGATTTATTTATAGCTAAAAAAGTTTTTACCGAATTAGATAAAAAACAAAAAAACTCATACTCATATAAAAATAAAATTGGTAGTTATAAATATCATTCAAAACAACCTATATTTTCTGTAAAAAATTATACAAAAAAACAAACTGAAGTAGTTATTAAAATAACTGGCTCTAGCAAAAATTTTGGATCGTTAAAGGCACATTTGAAATATATATCTAGAAATGGCGAATTAGAAATTGAAAATAGTGATGAAAATATTTTTTTTGGAAAAGATGATTTAAAAAATATGTCAAATTCTTTTAATGAAATTATAGAAATTCCTACTGAAAATGAAATAAGAAACAATAGTTTAAAAGAAAAAAGAGAAGTTTTACATTTTGTTTTTTCTATGAAAGATTATAACGATGCACCATTAAAAAAGATAAAAGAAGCAAGCATAAAAACTATGAAAGAAATTTATCCAAATAATTATTTCGTGATAGCTATGCACAATGATACAGACAATCCACATTGTCATATTGCAGTAAAAGTAAGAGATAAAAATGGCAAAAGAATAAATCCAAAAAAATCCGACTTAGCATATATGCGGGCAATTTTTGCAAAAGAGTTAAGAGCTTTAAAAATAGATGCAACTGCTACAATAAAAAAAGATAGTATAAATTTTAAAACTGATGAATTTTTAAATGACAAGGTAATAAAATTAAGAGATGATTATAAAAAACCAGAGCATAAAAATCACTACTATGAAGTTATAAGTTACGGAGAGGCTCATTATAAATTTGATATAAATAATAAAAAAAGTTTTTATGTTAGATATAGAACTACAAAAGGACAAGATATAGATATTTGGGCTGATGATTTAAAAAGAGTAGTTCAGGAAAACGATGTAAGGACAGGAGATTATTGTAGATTTGCAATAACAGGTGAAAAACCAGTAGTAGTGCAATTTAGAGATAAAAAAACTGGTATTTTATGTCAAAAAACAAGTTATAAAAAAATGTGGGATGTGTCGATTGAAAATAAAAAAGAAAAGGCACTAAAACCATTAAAAAATTTTACACCTAATGAAATTATCGGCATAAATTCTGATGATATTAATGACAATAGAAAAAATGATAACGAAGTCTTTGATAAACAAAAATCTAGTAGAAAAAGATCGTTAGAGATTAAGAAAAAAGATAATCCAATAGAAAATAAAAAATATAAAAATATAGAATAG